Proteins encoded in a region of the Stieleria neptunia genome:
- a CDS encoding YidC/Oxa1 family insertase periplasmic-domain containing protein: MDRRTYTFVVASAAFLFFYLSLRAVVAPPQPEQGPLADQAAEVTEQDDENAAAGEPVPPTSEEVLGDGDAETEEGGIQSTKGATKWFTIGSMDPADKQNLLITFRNQGGAIERIEITTRNEEGRFAYRRVDTRSGYLGYFAGRTNAQIDGVTVNVVGPGTPAALAVATSGEKGIQVGDVIVAIGETPISSVNDIQESLVTTKPGETVTVEVVRGGPTAKTLLFDATLSEHPLDLIRLANYGGEDAIPGNLARLSCLVTLAQVGRKEIPIGERSLQTLADPETQMWTASQQTGDDGSQTIRFETTIGSKALQPIGGEAVRMTRSFTLNPQSYVVDMDVEVVNLGATAQNLALRLEGPNGITPEGWWYSNKISPNFSGAAARDVVYRTTADGHRLVSGMTLLKEARNDPKDPNYAIFASDSGEAGRALDYIGVDAQYFAVAFMPPEDKTSLGAYDRASGTIVADEEDVEKHKERAVNVSYFLNGKTIEVPPGQAFGQSLRMYAGPKEPELLEQYGIGDFVYYGWFSFFSSLLSGLLHILQSIVGNYAVAIVLLTVIVRGCMFPLSRNAAVNAQRMQELAPEMKKIAEKYKDDMEGRLKAQQALQKRVGFNPLAGCLPMFLQLPIFMGLYRALSVDIDLRQKPLWSPNGWASNLAAPDQFMYWGDWMPEFIAGRGTGWLGPYLNILPIFVVVLFITQQKLFMPPATDEQTAMTQKVMTIMTLFMGLFFFRVPAGLCIYFIASSMWGIGERLLVKKTLPKGKHFDLDADGDVIDAVATKKNAGSGKKTLTEKLLDQVNQKPPETPVAPPSKRKRPPSKKKR, from the coding sequence GTGGATCGCCGCACCTACACGTTTGTCGTCGCATCGGCGGCATTCCTCTTTTTTTATCTGTCCCTCCGCGCCGTCGTCGCACCGCCCCAGCCCGAACAGGGGCCGCTGGCGGACCAGGCGGCGGAGGTGACCGAGCAGGACGACGAGAACGCTGCGGCCGGTGAGCCGGTTCCCCCCACTAGCGAAGAAGTCTTGGGGGACGGCGATGCGGAGACCGAAGAGGGTGGGATCCAGTCGACCAAGGGGGCGACAAAGTGGTTCACCATCGGTTCAATGGATCCGGCCGACAAACAGAATCTGCTGATCACGTTCCGCAATCAGGGCGGGGCGATCGAGCGGATTGAGATCACGACCCGCAACGAGGAAGGCCGATTTGCATACCGTCGTGTGGACACGCGAAGCGGGTATTTGGGGTACTTTGCCGGCCGGACGAACGCACAGATCGACGGGGTCACGGTCAACGTCGTCGGCCCGGGGACGCCCGCCGCGCTTGCCGTCGCCACCAGCGGTGAAAAAGGGATCCAGGTCGGAGACGTGATCGTGGCGATCGGCGAAACCCCGATCTCCTCGGTCAACGACATCCAGGAATCGCTGGTGACCACCAAACCGGGCGAGACGGTGACCGTGGAAGTCGTCCGCGGCGGACCGACCGCGAAAACGCTGCTGTTTGATGCCACACTGTCTGAACACCCCCTGGATTTGATCCGGCTGGCAAACTACGGGGGTGAAGACGCGATCCCGGGCAATCTGGCGCGTCTGTCCTGTCTGGTCACCCTGGCTCAAGTGGGCCGCAAGGAAATCCCCATCGGCGAGCGTTCGCTGCAAACCTTGGCCGACCCGGAAACCCAAATGTGGACGGCCAGTCAACAAACCGGTGACGACGGCAGCCAAACCATCCGCTTTGAGACGACGATCGGATCCAAAGCCCTGCAGCCGATCGGCGGCGAAGCGGTGCGGATGACGCGATCGTTTACCCTGAATCCGCAAAGCTATGTCGTGGACATGGACGTCGAGGTCGTCAACCTCGGCGCGACCGCACAAAACCTGGCGCTCCGATTGGAAGGCCCCAACGGGATCACGCCGGAAGGTTGGTGGTACAGTAATAAGATCAGCCCCAATTTCAGCGGTGCCGCCGCCCGCGACGTGGTCTATCGCACCACCGCCGATGGGCATCGTCTGGTCAGCGGGATGACGCTGCTGAAAGAAGCACGCAACGACCCCAAGGACCCCAATTACGCAATCTTTGCCTCCGACAGCGGCGAGGCAGGCCGCGCGTTGGACTACATCGGCGTTGATGCGCAATACTTCGCCGTCGCCTTCATGCCGCCCGAGGACAAGACGTCACTGGGGGCTTACGATCGAGCCAGCGGGACGATCGTTGCCGATGAAGAGGACGTGGAGAAACACAAAGAGCGAGCCGTCAACGTCTCGTATTTCTTGAACGGCAAGACGATCGAGGTTCCTCCGGGGCAAGCGTTTGGTCAGTCGCTGCGGATGTACGCCGGCCCCAAAGAACCGGAGTTGCTGGAGCAATATGGGATCGGTGACTTCGTCTACTACGGCTGGTTCTCGTTCTTTTCCAGTCTGCTTTCGGGACTGCTGCATATCCTGCAAAGCATCGTCGGCAACTACGCCGTCGCCATCGTTCTGCTGACGGTGATCGTCCGCGGTTGCATGTTCCCGCTCAGTCGCAACGCGGCGGTCAATGCCCAGCGGATGCAAGAGTTGGCTCCGGAGATGAAAAAGATCGCGGAGAAATACAAGGACGACATGGAAGGCCGCTTGAAAGCTCAGCAGGCCCTGCAAAAGCGAGTCGGGTTCAATCCGCTGGCCGGTTGCTTGCCGATGTTTTTGCAGTTGCCGATTTTCATGGGGCTGTACCGGGCCCTGTCGGTCGACATCGACCTGCGGCAAAAACCGCTCTGGTCGCCCAACGGCTGGGCGTCCAACTTGGCCGCCCCCGATCAATTCATGTACTGGGGCGACTGGATGCCGGAATTCATCGCCGGTCGCGGCACGGGATGGCTGGGGCCTTACTTGAATATCTTGCCGATCTTCGTCGTCGTGCTGTTCATCACACAGCAAAAGTTGTTCATGCCGCCGGCCACGGACGAACAGACCGCGATGACTCAAAAAGTCATGACGATCATGACGTTGTTCATGGGACTGTTTTTCTTCCGCGTTCCGGCCGGCCTGTGCATCTACTTCATCGCCAGCAGCATGTGGGGCATCGGCGAACGCTTGCTGGTCAAGAAGACCCTGCCCAAGGGCAAGCACTTTGACCTGGACGCCGACGGCGATGTGATCGATGCGGTGGCCACCAAAAAAAACGCGGGCAGTGGTAAGAAAACGCTGACCGAAAAATTGCTCGACCAGGTGAACCAGAAACCGCCGGAAACCCCGGTCGCGCCGCCGAGCAAACGCAAGCGTCCGCCAAGCAAGAAGAAACGGTAA
- a CDS encoding glycine zipper domain-containing protein: MTSTRPFGLFLSLVLIAICTPGDAFAQANQQRGATFGGIAGAIAGGLIGDHNDEAGAGAAIGGVVGAVAGGILGNAADKEAALEQQRAAYYQAQQQQYAAQQQAAVQQSAVTLQDVVSMSRSGLSDQVIINQVRQRGYLGKLVVADIIALHQQGVSENVITALQTVGPPRAPAPVTAARPTPTVVEQRIYRPAPIIIEQHTLPHYPLPHYRHGRRPMYYYRHH; this comes from the coding sequence ATGACTTCCACACGACCTTTCGGCCTGTTTCTGTCCCTGGTTTTGATCGCCATCTGCACCCCCGGCGATGCATTCGCCCAGGCGAATCAGCAACGCGGCGCGACGTTCGGCGGGATCGCCGGCGCGATCGCCGGGGGACTGATCGGGGATCACAACGACGAAGCCGGCGCGGGCGCCGCGATCGGTGGCGTCGTCGGCGCGGTCGCCGGAGGCATCTTGGGCAACGCCGCCGACAAGGAAGCGGCACTGGAACAGCAACGGGCGGCGTATTACCAAGCCCAGCAACAACAGTATGCCGCCCAGCAGCAGGCCGCGGTCCAGCAATCCGCCGTCACGCTGCAGGACGTGGTGTCGATGTCGCGAAGTGGATTGAGCGACCAGGTGATCATCAACCAAGTTCGGCAACGCGGCTATCTCGGCAAACTCGTGGTCGCCGACATCATTGCGTTACACCAGCAGGGCGTCAGCGAAAACGTGATCACGGCCTTGCAAACGGTCGGACCGCCACGTGCCCCGGCACCCGTGACCGCCGCCCGCCCCACGCCGACGGTTGTCGAGCAGCGGATCTATCGTCCGGCGCCGATCATCATCGAACAACACACCCTGCCGCATTACCCGCTGCCGCATTATCGGCACGGCCGCCGACCGATGTATTATTACCGCCACCATTAG
- a CDS encoding ABC transporter permease subunit has translation MYVFENPVLQRELLVNLRTKRAFVLLAVYQLLLATVVVAAWPSDQRLDLTSNPPSATKLVNLFFLGQYVIASLMAPSFAAGTIAGEKERKTYEMLLASPLRPGAIIIGKVVASLTHIGMLIIGSLPIIVLCLPLGGVSVYEVLAAYLGLIISVVLFGAIGVMASSYFPRTSSALVVSYLAILPLVIGACLFWASMASEGDLRLKISAIVFPAFGLTAVILMGAAAAGRMLYPPDVGSEGKEVIDLEREAEEAVGLVIQPDQFPDRLFAPPRKDEMMADGANPVYDKELHSEIFSQGTLMLRLVIQISILLAIPMMGVFLFFQQQHAAWFGVYVIVFNMLVGPSFLASSITNERERQTLDLLLTTPLSPVQILWGKFVVRFRISFVLTSFLMWPLILGAALNTSFWSNGLTVLGMFLIIAAVCLVNCVIALACSLFSRKSSIALLTTYAVLLMLYVAPPAVSTLTRTLEMSAPVIAQADWTGVASPFSALFALPLNEEIAPENPEVNAGKLHIVIGYFVFSATLVMAITAAMVLRLRVRQGLSDG, from the coding sequence ATGTACGTCTTCGAAAATCCGGTCCTCCAACGCGAATTGCTGGTCAATCTGCGGACTAAGCGAGCGTTCGTGTTGCTGGCGGTCTACCAGTTGCTTTTGGCGACCGTGGTCGTCGCCGCTTGGCCCTCGGATCAGCGACTGGATCTGACGTCCAACCCGCCTTCGGCGACCAAGTTAGTCAACCTGTTTTTTCTCGGTCAATACGTGATCGCTTCGCTGATGGCCCCCAGCTTTGCGGCGGGCACGATCGCGGGTGAAAAAGAACGCAAGACCTATGAGATGTTGTTGGCCAGCCCATTGCGGCCCGGCGCGATCATCATCGGCAAGGTGGTGGCCTCGTTGACTCACATCGGCATGCTGATCATCGGTTCGCTTCCGATCATCGTGTTGTGTCTGCCGCTGGGCGGCGTGAGCGTCTATGAGGTGCTGGCCGCTTATTTGGGATTGATCATCTCGGTGGTGCTGTTCGGCGCGATCGGCGTGATGGCCAGCAGCTATTTCCCGCGGACCAGCAGTGCGTTGGTGGTCAGCTATTTGGCGATTTTGCCGTTGGTGATCGGGGCCTGTCTGTTCTGGGCGTCGATGGCCAGCGAGGGTGACTTGCGGCTCAAGATTTCTGCCATCGTCTTCCCTGCGTTCGGGCTGACCGCGGTGATTCTGATGGGTGCCGCCGCAGCCGGACGCATGCTCTATCCGCCGGACGTGGGCAGCGAAGGCAAGGAGGTGATCGATTTGGAACGTGAAGCGGAAGAGGCGGTCGGGTTGGTGATCCAACCGGACCAGTTTCCCGATCGATTGTTCGCCCCGCCCCGGAAAGACGAAATGATGGCCGACGGCGCGAATCCGGTCTACGACAAAGAATTGCACAGCGAGATCTTCAGCCAGGGCACGTTGATGTTGCGGCTGGTGATCCAGATCAGCATCTTGCTGGCGATCCCGATGATGGGCGTGTTCCTGTTCTTTCAACAACAACACGCGGCTTGGTTCGGCGTCTACGTGATCGTGTTCAACATGCTGGTCGGGCCATCGTTCTTGGCCAGCAGCATCACCAACGAACGCGAGCGTCAGACCTTGGACCTGTTGCTGACGACGCCGCTTTCGCCCGTCCAGATTCTGTGGGGGAAATTTGTGGTGCGGTTTCGAATCAGTTTCGTGCTGACGTCTTTTCTGATGTGGCCGTTGATTCTCGGTGCGGCGCTCAACACGTCGTTTTGGTCCAACGGATTGACGGTGCTGGGCATGTTTTTGATCATCGCCGCGGTCTGTTTGGTCAACTGTGTGATCGCGCTGGCGTGCAGTCTGTTTTCACGCAAGTCCTCGATCGCATTGCTGACGACCTATGCCGTCCTGCTGATGCTGTATGTCGCACCGCCGGCGGTCTCGACGCTGACCAGAACGTTGGAAATGTCCGCCCCGGTGATCGCCCAGGCCGATTGGACCGGAGTGGCGAGCCCGTTTTCGGCGTTGTTCGCACTACCGCTGAACGAAGAAATCGCGCCGGAGAACCCGGAGGTGAACGCCGGGAAATTGCACATCGTGATCGGCTACTTTGTCTTTAGCGCGACGCTGGTGATGGCGATCACCGCAGCCATGGTGCTGCGTTTGAGGGTGCGGCAAGGCCTGTCCGACGGCTAA
- the epmB gene encoding EF-P beta-lysylation protein EpmB: MPPPDCSSTAAPQKNGDPCSAANTRPVGWQQAMKRAIRSQRELRRVLGIAADPQAERAEAFPTFVPLELVSRITPGDPGDPILRQVLATADELGDQPGFVSDPVGDLQAQRGGGLLHKYDGRALIVTHGACAVHCRYCFRREFPYLENGSRKQSWAPALRYIRDDDSIEEVLLSGGDPLTLTDDVLSGLVEQIEAISHVRRLRIHTRLPIAIPQRVTAELVDRLDRSRLAVWVVVHSNHAQEIDSHVVAALDRIRRAGISVLNQAVLLAGVNDSVDALANLSLKLVDSGVLPYYLHQLDRVRGARHFWVDIRRGKQLMGQLRARLPGYAVPKYVIEQAGENSKTPIA; encoded by the coding sequence ATGCCACCCCCTGATTGTTCGTCCACCGCCGCGCCGCAGAAAAACGGTGACCCTTGCTCCGCCGCCAACACCCGCCCGGTCGGCTGGCAGCAGGCGATGAAACGCGCCATCCGCTCTCAACGCGAGCTGCGCCGCGTGCTGGGGATCGCGGCGGACCCCCAGGCGGAGCGGGCGGAGGCGTTCCCGACGTTCGTGCCCCTGGAACTTGTTTCCCGAATCACCCCCGGCGATCCGGGCGATCCGATTTTGCGCCAGGTCCTGGCCACCGCGGACGAACTCGGCGATCAGCCGGGGTTTGTATCCGACCCCGTCGGCGATCTGCAGGCACAGCGAGGCGGCGGGTTGTTGCACAAATACGACGGCCGCGCACTGATCGTCACGCACGGGGCCTGTGCGGTGCATTGTCGCTATTGTTTCCGACGCGAATTCCCCTACCTGGAAAACGGATCGCGGAAACAGTCGTGGGCGCCGGCCCTGCGGTACATCCGGGACGATGATTCGATCGAGGAAGTGCTGCTCAGCGGGGGCGACCCGTTGACGTTGACCGATGACGTGTTGTCGGGCTTGGTCGAACAAATTGAAGCGATCAGCCACGTCCGCCGGCTGCGGATTCACACCCGGCTTCCGATCGCGATCCCGCAACGGGTGACCGCAGAGCTTGTCGACCGGCTGGACCGTTCTCGCTTGGCCGTCTGGGTCGTCGTGCACAGCAATCACGCCCAAGAAATTGATTCTCACGTCGTCGCGGCGTTGGACCGGATCAGGCGTGCGGGGATCTCGGTCCTGAATCAGGCCGTGCTGCTGGCCGGGGTCAACGATTCGGTCGACGCACTGGCAAACCTGTCGTTGAAATTGGTCGATTCGGGCGTCCTGCCGTACTATCTGCACCAACTCGATCGCGTCCGCGGTGCCCGCCATTTCTGGGTGGACATCCGGCGTGGCAAACAGCTGATGGGCCAGTTGCGGGCGCGGCTGCCGGGCTATGCCGTTCCAAAATACGTGATCGAGCAGGCCGGCGAAAACTCCAAGACTCCGATCGCGTAG
- the efp gene encoding elongation factor P, producing the protein MATYNTSDFRKGLKVQIDGEPYLMTDMQFVKPGKGNALYKCKLKNLIRGTTLDRTYKGGDSLEAADVQTTDVSFLYRQGQDYVFMHQETFEQYEVPENVAGDIWKYLKDGMICTMTTYNSNPIIVEPPTMVELEVTDCAPGAKGDTATNVTKPAMVETGAEFIVPGFIKTGNVIKVDTRTGEYSERVSN; encoded by the coding sequence ATGGCAACTTACAACACCAGCGATTTCCGAAAAGGGCTGAAAGTCCAAATCGATGGAGAACCTTACCTGATGACGGACATGCAGTTCGTCAAGCCGGGCAAAGGCAACGCGCTTTACAAGTGCAAACTGAAGAACTTGATTCGGGGCACCACCCTGGACCGAACCTACAAAGGCGGCGATTCGTTGGAAGCCGCCGACGTTCAGACCACCGACGTGTCGTTCCTGTATCGCCAAGGTCAAGACTACGTCTTCATGCACCAGGAAACGTTCGAGCAATATGAAGTGCCCGAGAATGTCGCCGGAGACATTTGGAAGTACCTCAAGGACGGCATGATCTGCACGATGACGACGTACAACAGCAACCCGATCATCGTCGAACCGCCCACCATGGTCGAACTGGAAGTCACCGATTGTGCCCCCGGCGCCAAGGGCGACACCGCAACCAACGTGACCAAGCCGGCGATGGTCGAAACCGGTGCGGAGTTCATCGTTCCCGGATTCATCAAGACCGGCAATGTGATCAAAGTGGACACGCGGACGGGCGAGTACAGCGAACGCGTCAGCAACTAA
- the mgtE gene encoding magnesium transporter encodes MVNPLLLPELREMLAESNSAELVEFCTALNPGRTAEFMEGLDDVDLWSVLQYADLDRRAEIFSYFDEQRQVDLLQGQEPREVATLVDRIASDDRVDLIQQLSPARVKAILPLLPVEDRRDILRLCSYEEGTAGALMTSEVAMLAESLTVAEALKELGKQASELETIYYLYVVDNDNLLRGIVSTRQLVSSLSHPDRTLGEMMETDVIVAEVDEDQESVAEKVERFNLLAIPVVDSGRQLLGIITHDDVIDVVREELTEDAHRIAAVEPLEQDYLRIGLLNLSWKRGIWLIILFFAALLTAFALEHYHEELQNYIWLVSFIPLIISAGGNSGSQSATLVITALTGGQLELTDWRTVMQREIVVSCVLGVFLSTIGYSVAIFMAPTPFAALVIPLTLLAVIIVGCFFGAALPLIFQKLGLDPAMMSNPFVAGIVDILGIVIYINIARVML; translated from the coding sequence ATGGTCAACCCGCTCCTGCTGCCCGAACTTCGAGAGATGTTGGCCGAAAGCAATTCGGCCGAGCTGGTCGAGTTCTGCACGGCGCTCAATCCCGGACGGACCGCGGAGTTCATGGAGGGGCTCGATGACGTCGACCTGTGGTCGGTGTTGCAGTACGCGGATCTGGATCGGCGTGCGGAGATCTTCTCCTACTTCGACGAACAGCGACAAGTCGATCTGTTGCAAGGCCAGGAGCCGCGCGAAGTCGCCACGCTGGTGGACCGGATCGCATCGGACGACCGCGTCGACCTGATCCAGCAACTCTCCCCGGCACGCGTCAAGGCGATCTTGCCGCTGTTGCCGGTCGAAGACCGCCGCGACATCTTGCGACTGTGTTCCTACGAAGAGGGCACCGCCGGCGCGTTGATGACGTCCGAAGTCGCGATGCTCGCCGAGTCACTGACGGTCGCCGAGGCACTCAAGGAACTCGGCAAACAGGCCAGCGAGCTGGAAACCATCTACTACCTGTACGTCGTCGACAACGACAACCTGCTGCGGGGGATCGTGTCGACGCGGCAACTCGTTTCCTCGTTATCACATCCCGATCGAACGCTCGGGGAAATGATGGAAACCGATGTCATTGTCGCCGAAGTCGACGAAGACCAGGAATCGGTCGCCGAAAAAGTCGAGCGATTCAACTTGCTCGCGATCCCGGTCGTCGATTCGGGACGTCAGTTGTTGGGCATCATCACCCACGATGACGTGATCGATGTCGTTCGAGAAGAATTGACCGAAGACGCCCACCGAATCGCCGCCGTCGAACCGCTGGAACAAGACTACTTGCGGATCGGTTTGCTGAATCTGTCCTGGAAACGGGGCATCTGGCTGATCATCTTGTTCTTCGCCGCGCTGCTGACCGCGTTCGCGTTGGAACACTATCACGAAGAACTGCAAAACTATATCTGGCTGGTCTCGTTCATTCCCCTGATCATCAGCGCCGGCGGAAACTCGGGCAGCCAGTCGGCGACCCTGGTGATCACCGCGCTGACCGGCGGTCAATTGGAGTTGACGGATTGGCGCACCGTGATGCAGCGTGAAATCGTGGTGTCCTGCGTGCTGGGCGTTTTCCTTTCCACGATCGGCTATTCGGTCGCGATCTTCATGGCGCCGACACCCTTTGCCGCCTTGGTGATCCCGCTGACCTTGCTGGCCGTGATCATCGTCGGATGTTTCTTCGGCGCCGCACTGCCGCTGATCTTCCAGAAACTCGGCCTGGACCCCGCCATGATGAGCAACCCCTTCGTCGCCGGAATCGTCGACATCCTGGGGATCGTGATCTACATCAACATCGCGCGGGTCATGCTTTAA